The Fundidesulfovibrio putealis DSM 16056 genome segment TCAAGTACCTGGAACTGTCCGGCCTTTAGGCCATATCGCAAACCCTGTAACAGCGAAAGGAGGAATTTCGCATGGCTGATTCTCTTACGTCCTATTATTCGAACTCCGGCGCCGGTGTGCGCGAGATGAAGGACACCATCTTCGAGGACCTGGAAAACGTGATCCAGACCATCACGCCCCACAAGACCCCCTTCATCTCCTCCATCAATACGCTCAAGGCCAAGAACGTGCTGCACGAGTGGCTGGAAGACGAACTGAAAACCCCCACCGGCGACAACAAGGCCATCGAAGGCGCGGACGCCGTGGCCACCGCCCGCACCGCCCCGTCGCGGCTCTCCAACTACTGCCAGATCCTTGAGGACTCCTTCAAGATCTCCGGCACCCTGG includes the following:
- a CDS encoding SU10 major capsid protein; amino-acid sequence: MADSLTSYYSNSGAGVREMKDTIFEDLENVIQTITPHKTPFISSINTLKAKNVLHEWLEDELKTPTGDNKAIEGADAVATARTAPSRLSNYCQILEDSFKISGTLDAVTPMGRQRIKRYESDKSLKYLNTELEYAALNNATASAGDAGTARQMKGMEGFISTNDKSYASYAAGNDFSEAKLLEMSQACYEAGG